A part of Nesterenkonia lutea genomic DNA contains:
- a CDS encoding NUDIX hydrolase family protein yields MSIRTPDPNPGWLNEDDLYEARRRLPMVYVEAIPVRLDPLGCITELGLLYTADAEGHFYRTVVSGRVMYRETIRAALLRNIEKDLGSLVMPQIPPSPTPFTVAEYFPYPSETGLVDDRQHAVSMAYIVPVSGECSPRQDALELSWMTPEQVLSPEVQAEFLGGRERLIRQALAHLGHTG; encoded by the coding sequence ATGAGCATTCGAACCCCTGATCCGAACCCCGGATGGTTGAACGAGGATGACCTCTACGAGGCCCGCCGCCGGCTCCCCATGGTCTATGTGGAAGCCATCCCCGTCCGGCTGGATCCGCTCGGCTGCATCACTGAGCTGGGCCTGCTCTACACCGCCGATGCGGAGGGGCACTTCTACCGCACTGTGGTCTCGGGCCGGGTGATGTACCGCGAGACGATTCGCGCTGCGCTGCTGCGCAACATCGAGAAGGATCTCGGTTCGCTGGTAATGCCGCAGATTCCCCCTTCCCCCACGCCGTTCACGGTGGCGGAGTACTTCCCGTATCCCTCCGAGACCGGTCTGGTCGATGACCGCCAGCACGCGGTCTCGATGGCTTATATCGTTCCTGTCTCGGGTGAGTGCTCGCCTCGCCAGGACGCCCTGGAGCTCAGCTGGATGACTCCGGAGCAGGTGCTCAGTCCCGAGGTGCAGGCGGAGTTCCTCGGCGGGCGCGAGCGGCTCATCCGGCAGGCGCTGGCTCACCTGGGCCACACGGGCTGA